A section of the Salmo salar chromosome ssa05, Ssal_v3.1, whole genome shotgun sequence genome encodes:
- the LOC106605954 gene encoding sperm acrosome membrane-associated protein 4 isoform X3, with protein sequence MSTTEQQPNPDEDDQEEQWEEGPLQCFRCDLGFWDACYTTKTNCNIGEKCYTGRGKAGDVLDVKLLGCVKAKECELVTNVEIFSNTTIYVMTRHCCDTHFCNTGHTLPLNTLLSPTVTIITMILTFNRLQ encoded by the exons ATGAGGATGATCAGGAGGAGCAATGGGAGGAGGGGCCTCTGCAGTGTTTCCGCTGTGACCTGGGCTTCTGGGATGCCTGCTACACCACCAAAACCAACTGCAACATCGGGGAGAAGTGCTACACTGGCCGAGGGAAGGCAG gtGATGTGTTGGATGTTAAGTTGCTGGGCTGTGTCAAGGCGAAGGAGTGTGAGCTGGTGACCAATGTGGAGATCTTCTCCAACACAACCATCTACGTGATGACCAGGCACTGCTGTGACACACACTTCTGCAACACCGGACACACACTACCCCTCAACACACTCCTCTCCCCGACAGTGACTATAATAACCATGATCCTCACCTTCAACAGACTACAATAA
- the LOC106605954 gene encoding sperm acrosome membrane-associated protein 4 isoform X2, whose amino-acid sequence MRGLMLCVFALAMLTASADEDDQEEQWEEGPLQCFRCDLGFWDACYTTKTNCNIGEKCYTGRGKAGDVLDVKLLGCVKAKECELVTNVEIFSNTTIYVMTRHCCDTHFCNTGHTLPLNTLLSPTVTIITMILTFNRLQ is encoded by the exons ATGAGGGGATTGATGCTCTGTGTTTTTGCCCTGGCGATGTTAACAGCTTCTGCAG ATGAGGATGATCAGGAGGAGCAATGGGAGGAGGGGCCTCTGCAGTGTTTCCGCTGTGACCTGGGCTTCTGGGATGCCTGCTACACCACCAAAACCAACTGCAACATCGGGGAGAAGTGCTACACTGGCCGAGGGAAGGCAG gtGATGTGTTGGATGTTAAGTTGCTGGGCTGTGTCAAGGCGAAGGAGTGTGAGCTGGTGACCAATGTGGAGATCTTCTCCAACACAACCATCTACGTGATGACCAGGCACTGCTGTGACACACACTTCTGCAACACCGGACACACACTACCCCTCAACACACTCCTCTCCCCGACAGTGACTATAATAACCATGATCCTCACCTTCAACAGACTACAATAA